The genomic interval TCACCTACAGGGAAGCTCCAATAGGATGGTTTGTTGTGAAGTTCTGGTTCGGGACTGCACCTCATCTTGAATCAGACCGAATGGTATTCTGCACTGCCTTCTTAAAAGAttccgcacatacacacattcctcTGACGTTTTGCCCAGCGACGTACACCGCGCTGGCGTGACCAGAAAAAAGCTGTTCGGTAACATTGTGGATCGGGACAGCAGTCAAGATATTCGAGAGCAAAGAAACTATTAATAACGTAGCACTGTAAGTACCCATCATTGATAGTGCATCGTCGAAAGCTAGGCTATTTTAGCACAAGAATTAGCCTAACGTAATATTCTGATGTCGCCCTTGACATTGTTACAAACTTCAATCGAATTGATATGCGTGCTAACTATGTAGCCATTATCAATTTCCTTTCACAGCTTCGTAAACGTTTATCATAACTAGGGTGTAGCACACAAAAACATAGTGTCGGATCAGTTTCTGCGAGCTATTGTGTCAAATGAAGTTTAGACAGGCCTCTGTATTAGAATTCATAAATGTCTCTCGTTATCTTTGTCAAATCACTAATGTTGACATTACACGCCTTCGTCCTGGAACGGACGCGTTTCCCTGAAAATACAGTCCTCGCTCATTAGCGAACGAGCAGAAAACaagggggtgtgtatgtgtcacgCATCGATTGTGTTAAGTCAGCCTTTGTGCtcgtatttgttttgattttgttaTAGCGATGCCATAGATGCCTTCCTTGTGTATGCGTCGTGCACAGGGGCAACGTCAATTGACAGCAGGCAAACAGGCCATCGTTAGGCCCTCGTTTAGTATTGTCTGTCTCGGCAGCTGTTCTTTTTTGTAATAGCCACTGCAAAATTCAAAACAAGCTGTTGTAATTTTAATAGGAGGTTTAATGTAAAACAAAAATCACTTGTTTGTGATGTGGTAATGTGGCTTCTTTGGTTGACCAATACGTAAGCAATTCATACCCGAGACGTGTGTGAAGGTGTATTGATACGTTACGTTAAAAACGTAAAGTGTCATCAATGAAGAGATATCTGTACTTGTTTAACTCTCGTGACAGTCAGTGTTCCATGCCAGCTAGTGTTCTATAGCCTATGTCCAGTGATCAGTAGTGAGCCATCTGTGTTGTTGGGGCTTGCAGTGCTGGAGTGATGTTAACTAGATGAGGAAGCTTATGGAACATAATGTTGGTGACTGTGTCTggaaccttctctctctccttcctgtgtctgtctctctctctctctttctcttagttTAGACTGTATCCTATTCATGTTTAATAGATGACTCCATTCTACAGCCCCTGATGTGTATGTGATTCACTCCAGGATATTAACAGGGCACAGGCAGGCCTAGTGTCTCGCTATTCCCCACCACCTCACCACATAGGCTTGCTGGTGTGGTGTAAACTAGGTTTGCTTTCAGACACTTTAGTCCTGGCCCCAGCAGAGCCTTTCAGAACGTGTGTAGATGGCCAGTCTCAGACAGTAGCCATCCAGATCCCCTGCTCTGCTGTACGTACATGCTTGCTGTGATCCATGAAAGAGGTTCTGGGTTTGAGGGTGTGTAAATCTAGAGGTCATGGTTCCATTTCTAAGAGCATGATCCAAGCATTTTCCGAATGGAGATGAGAGGTTGTCTTGGAACTCTCCTGTCAATAAGATCATTTGATATGTGATGTCATGACGGGTAGCAGATGATGaattggaggaggaaggggaggaggaggaaatacGTATCTTTACAACCACGGTTGAGAGCAGTGATGGAAAAACCTGGAAGCAATGTCACTAGGTACCttgtctctcctttccccttgtGACTGAAGCCCAAATGAGGAGATGATCCCCTCTGTGACGGACACATACCAAGAGAGCATTTACCGTTTGACTGGCTGATGGGTGGCTTATTAAAGTTTCATTACAGCTCACGCTAATCCCACTGCTTCCTGGGAAATGCGGTCCCTCGGTGCGGTGAGTAGAACAGGAGTGTGGCCATTGGGAGAGGTTCTTTCGGTCGGTGGGCCATTGGAGGGGAACAGGTCTGAAGAAATTGCCGTTCTGACGttgccgtttttttttttttttttttttttttttttgcgttcCGCAACAAAGAAATGCTGATGTCTCAAACTGCTGCTCAGGCAGGACGGGTGTGAGACCAGCCTGTGAAGCAGTGTAGGTTTATGTTCTTAAGTGTTGGGCCCTCTATTGAGGCCACTGATGTGGACTTGGATCAAAGTGACAAGCTCCTGGCATCAGCAGGAGCAGCAgtcagctggaggagggagagagggaggtaataCCCTGGCCCTGCACTCCCAGACCAGGATTATCAGTCACAAGTTTtaaccaccctcctccctcaactCCTCTTTTTATGTTGTACACGGTCTGTTAGGCCCCGCCCAGCAGCCAAGCAAACAAGCAAGCATTCCATGACGATAATGTTCTAATGTGCTATTCTTGATAGCTGTGGTTTTGGTGCCTGCCAGCATTGCTTCTGTAGTTGCCACTGACAACGTTTTGATTCAGTCTCTTTCTaacagtgtctctctcccccccccccacacacacacactctccccctccctctgtctcgcttgctgtctttctctcacacacacctgtgtgagcTGTGGTTTGGCTGCCGTGCCGTAGTTgagttgccatggtgacagtgCGTCGCTGGATGCCCTCTGCACACCTCACTGCAGTCTGACTCAGGAGAATGCGGGTCTAATGCTCTTTTATGAATCACTGAGTCCCAGGGAGgaaactctctctccccatcccccccctccctacctccagaTACTGCTTTACAGTATCTATCCCTTCGTCTATACCATACTGTGAGCAGGATCAGTTATAAGTTAGAAGTGTGGTGTGTTGTAGCCTACTTATGCATTCTTTTAGAAGGAGTGGTTAGTGTGCTCTAATGTGGggtttgtttgtctttgtgtggtgTTTCAGGTTTTAGGAGAGACTCAGGAGTGGAACTGCCAGTATGCCGCTGTTCGGTAAATCCCACAAGAGTCCGGCAGACATCGTCAAGACCTTGAAGGAGAACCTTGCCATCCTGGTCAAACAGGACAAGAAGACAGagaaggtagtgtgtgtgtgtgtgtgtgtgagcgagcgagcAGGAGCAAGGTTGTCTAGGGCCTCTTCCAGCCTTGGATATTGGGTCCGGTCAGTTCTGGTTGCTTTGGTGCCCCTCTATCTGCCATGGGGCTGTGAAAGTAGCACTGCAGGCCAGCCCGGTCATCTGTTTACACCCCACTGTAaagacactctctctttctctctctccctctctctctctttctctctctccctctctctctctctctctctctctctcagcccggCTCTAACCCAGGCCAACCAAACACAGTTTTGAGTTTGTACACAAACATTATGTACTGTTTGTCGAGGCCCTTTTCACTGGACCATTTaaccttgtgtttgtgtgtgtcctctctcccaGGCGTCTGAAGAGGTGTCTAAGTGTCTGGTGGCCATGAAGGAGATCCTGTACGGGACCAATGACAAAGAGCCTCACACAGAGACCGTGGCCCAGCTGGCCCAAGAGCTCTACAACAGCGGGCTGCTCATCTCGCTGGTGGAGAACCTGCAAGTCATCGACTTtgaggtgaaacacacacacctacacgcacatGCATGCGCAGGACTTTCCAGGCCATCGCACCGAGATGGAACATTCTGGAGATGTTCTGTCGTGGTAAAcgcgttgtgtgtgcgtgtgtgtgcgtgtgtgtgtgtgtgcgcgcgagcaGGGAAAGAAGGACGTGTGTCAGATCTTCAACAACATCCTGCGGAGGCAGATCGGTACGCGCAGCCCCACCGTGGAGTACTTCTGCTCCCACCAGGAGGTGCTGTTTGTGCTGCAGAAGGGGTGAgctggcccacacacacacacacgcgcgcagacacacacatcccaggaAAACACAGAGTTCCACAAATGCAACGCGCGTGTACGTGTGGCAGGTACGAGACCGCCCAGGTGGCGCTGAACTGTGGCATCATGCTGAGAGAGTGCATCAGACACGAGCCCCTGGCCAAGGTGGTCCTCCACTCGGAGCACTTCCACGACTTCTTCAACTACGTGGAGATGTCCACCTTCGACATCGCCTCGGATGCCTTTGCCACCTTCAAGGTCAGGCAAACGCGCACACATCCATGTTTAAGCCCCACATTATGATTCCTAAAAGGTTAGCACAAATGATGTCTTTGTTAGCACTTAGCACGAGGCCCAAAATGGTATTGAATAGTAAAGTGCTGCATTTAAAATAGTTATTGTTTCTGGGTCTAACGTTCTGCCCTCCATTCGCAGGATCTGTTGACGAGACACAAAGTCCTGGTGGCGGAATATCTAGAACAGAACTATGATGCTGTGAGTGGTACCCTTCCTCCTTCAGAACATGCTACAGCAGTTGCAACATCAGCTAGACTTGTGCCGGCGGGAAAAAGTAAACAAGAACAGTTTAGGCCATCAGGCCGTCTTCTGGCATGACTGTGGGTATTTACGACTTAACCCTCCGTTTTTTTACGTATTTATTTTTGGAGCCTCGAGGTGGAGAACACGTGCTTGTCTGTTGGCTGTAGCGCAGGGTTAGGACTTGGGGAGGGGCAGAGTGTTGAAAGAGCAGGGACGTCTGAGTCAGTTCAGGTCACAGGCCTCACAACAGACCACACTAGGCCCGGCTGTCAGGTCACTGTAGAGAAGGCCTTCTTTTCATGGTCCTCAGAGGCCTCTAGGGGCCTGTAATGCACAGGCATGCAGACTGGGCCactgaaaaatatattttcagacCAGCCGCAGAGACCTCATATCAATATTCTAACCTCACCTCACTGCTACTAACATCTCTTTTGTGTTGTCGCAGATCTTCACTGACTACGAGAAGCTCCTGCATTCTGAGAACTATGTGACAAAGAGACAGTCGTTAAAGGTCTGAGCTGCTTTACAATGGCGTATTCGTTGTTCTACTCAAATCCGTCGCTTGGCAAAACCTTAACGTGTGGCTCGTGTTGCAGTTGTTGGGAGAGCTACTGCTGGACAGGCACAACTTCACGGTGATGACCAGGTACATCAGCAAGCCAGAAAACCTGAAGCTCATGATGAACCTGCTGAGGGACAAGAGCCCCAATATCCAGTTTGAGGCCTTCCATGTCTTCAaggtaccaccccccccccccttccccatgtGCTGCATCATATCCTGTCATGTGCTTCATGCTAAGCATTCCGTGACAAGAATATAC from Osmerus eperlanus chromosome 21, fOsmEpe2.1, whole genome shotgun sequence carries:
- the cab39l gene encoding calcium-binding protein 39-like, with the translated sequence MPLFGKSHKSPADIVKTLKENLAILVKQDKKTEKASEEVSKCLVAMKEILYGTNDKEPHTETVAQLAQELYNSGLLISLVENLQVIDFEGKKDVCQIFNNILRRQIGTRSPTVEYFCSHQEVLFVLQKGYETAQVALNCGIMLRECIRHEPLAKVVLHSEHFHDFFNYVEMSTFDIASDAFATFKDLLTRHKVLVAEYLEQNYDAIFTDYEKLLHSENYVTKRQSLKLLGELLLDRHNFTVMTRYISKPENLKLMMNLLRDKSPNIQFEAFHVFKVFVANPNKTQPIVDILLKNQTKLIDFLSNFQKDRTDDEQFNDEKTYLIKQIRDLKKPAS